Proteins from a single region of Candidatus Polarisedimenticolia bacterium:
- a CDS encoding pitrilysin family protein, translated as MGIFPFPFQQRVLANGLQVVAVPFDSPGLAAHWIIVRVGSRNEIEPGLSGFAHFFEHMMFRGTPRYPEDRYHAALKRLGADSNAFTSDDLTAYHTLAAAESLPEIMDLESDRFMNLRYEREAFQKEARAVLGEYNKNFSFPEVMIEEKLFETAFRVHPYQHTTMGFLRDIEDMPNQYDYSLSFYDRYYRPEHCILLVVGDIESDEVFALAEKHYGPWKRGITQIRIPQEPPQVEQRQVALSWQNPTLPILTLGYHVPAFSTRAREMPALDLISRITFSDTSPLYRRLVLEEQIAESLVGGAGDHRDPTLFVIQTHAKARALLGRVREAIESSLRELRESRVDEARLQATKSHLRYAFAMRLDSADSVASILAHILQLTADPGGYEELYATYDSLSAEDLQAVARQVFRDENRTVVTLTAAEVPQEGEAT; from the coding sequence ATGGGCATCTTCCCCTTCCCGTTCCAGCAGCGCGTCCTCGCCAACGGCTTGCAGGTGGTGGCGGTCCCCTTCGACTCGCCTGGGCTGGCGGCCCATTGGATCATCGTGCGGGTGGGCAGCCGCAACGAGATTGAGCCTGGACTCTCCGGCTTCGCCCACTTCTTCGAGCACATGATGTTCCGCGGCACGCCGCGCTACCCCGAGGACCGCTACCATGCGGCCCTCAAGCGCCTGGGTGCCGATTCGAACGCCTTCACCTCGGACGACCTCACGGCCTATCACACCCTCGCCGCCGCTGAATCGCTTCCCGAGATCATGGACCTCGAGAGCGACCGCTTCATGAATCTGCGCTACGAGCGCGAGGCTTTCCAAAAAGAGGCGCGGGCCGTGCTCGGCGAATATAACAAGAACTTCTCCTTTCCCGAGGTCATGATCGAGGAAAAGCTCTTCGAGACAGCTTTCCGGGTGCACCCCTACCAGCACACCACCATGGGCTTCCTGCGCGACATCGAGGACATGCCCAACCAGTACGACTACTCCCTGTCGTTCTACGATCGCTACTACCGTCCCGAGCACTGCATCCTGCTGGTGGTGGGAGACATCGAGAGCGACGAGGTCTTTGCCCTCGCCGAGAAGCATTACGGCCCATGGAAGCGCGGCATCACGCAGATCCGGATTCCGCAGGAGCCGCCGCAGGTCGAACAGCGGCAAGTCGCGCTGAGCTGGCAGAACCCGACGCTGCCGATCCTGACGCTCGGATATCACGTCCCGGCCTTCTCGACCCGTGCACGCGAGATGCCGGCCCTCGATCTGATTTCACGCATCACCTTCTCCGACACGTCGCCGCTCTATCGCCGCCTGGTCCTGGAGGAGCAGATTGCCGAGAGCCTGGTGGGAGGTGCCGGCGACCACCGCGATCCGACCCTCTTCGTGATCCAGACGCATGCCAAGGCCCGGGCCCTGCTCGGGCGCGTCCGCGAGGCGATCGAGTCCTCCCTGCGCGAGCTGCGCGAGAGCCGTGTCGACGAAGCGCGGCTGCAGGCGACCAAGAGCCACCTGCGCTATGCCTTCGCCATGCGCCTCGACTCCGCCGACTCGGTGGCATCCATCCTGGCGCACATTCTCCAGCTGACCGCCGATCCGGGGGGCTACGAAGAGCTCTATGCCACCTATGATTCGCTGTCGGCGGAGGATCTGCAGGCGGTGGCGCGACAGGTCTTCCGTGACGAGAATCGCACCGTGGTGACTCTTACCGCGGCGGAGGTCCCGCAGGAAGGCGAGGCAACCTGA